From the genome of Torulaspora globosa chromosome 2, complete sequence, one region includes:
- the RPL37A gene encoding 60S ribosomal protein eL37 (ancestral locus Anc_1.62) — protein sequence MGKGTPSFGKRHNKSHTLCNRCGRRSFHVQKKTCASCGYPAAKTRSYNWGAKAKRRKTTGTGRMRYLKTVSRKFKNGFQTGVPKSESA from the exons ATGGGTA AGGGTACTCCTTCATTCGGTAAACGTCACAACAAGTCCCACACTTTGTGTAACAGATGTGGTCGTCGTTCCTTCCATGTTCAAAAGAAGACCTGTGCTTCTTGCGGTTACCCAGCTGCCAAGACCAGATCTTACAACTGGGGTGCTAAGGCtaagagaagaaagaccaCTGGTACTGGTAGAATGAGATACCTAAAGACCGTTTCtagaaagttcaagaacgGTTTCCAGACTGGTGTCCCAAAGTCTGAATCTGCTTAA
- the SKG3 gene encoding Skg3p (ancestral locus Anc_1.66) has product MKRIFSGAMSPDFPAPPKFFQRDASASDPTSPKSLRSRSSSISKILGGDSSPKVPPVLPQEMSVTGSVSPELIPIVTLLSAHAHRRYHEGVFLILQDLKGDGTAAARKWQEVYGVLIGTQLALWDAKELAECESGNNNPRLKDVARKPQYINFTDATLRPLDGSDVIVTESKKSLQNALVVSTTLKNRYFLQFSDKESFNRWHAAIRLSLFEETALQEAYTGAFLSSRGAKLGDIKIILSDSKFDYEDWVSVRFGAGMPWKRCFAVISQSTSKKHPFGKISFYESDKKTKKTNVMATVTSSVALYAVYPSSPLLIDTSTIIKLEGSIVFNKKEEPQDSSIFIMPEKHHAVPGYDTIIRFLVPAMNAFKLYGRPKKLIANKDDQNSLLFALPTLPHVHYLKADELLPLTNSVSSLQWTAHEWRDHIRDILQKKLSHGYTGCGSSSGLTGALASPVIASAELFDGTGGAASSSFLSLQKPLQGSSISSRSESVSTFTSKSASPRKSKHLPTPSNLNKGSSDSVSATSSSSVKATDKSLTSQSSELNISQDNNVIPQLKVDIPDSNFSRLGGDHAMKNRTNPVEKFSHASDLSAIYDKYSVSPFGESLTESPVAQTINIEDRSPYEQYVGSTGGRTLEISNIRDSNSTAGTDARNSSGNYHLGKREGLEETKDSEELSNFARRVSEMKIENDMPLRKPAAEATISPIDIDLNFNVPHHHSPGNEGSEDDNVFDPDFMEQNQMLESESIYTSADGKAGEFEAYRNDRNEPYEPKPNQAAQPTQAPAIDLQQTDHRLPHSGPVRNFQQYRGPSASPDPSNGYKNNHRQAPPQQTDINRQNLYQRQAYPDSPHRALVQRGNSPQYSNFPNPGLKNSSSRPLPPQISNKASPQMQSHPRPYVPMHPQSSQQYPTHGGQYSKSQNGPPPQNMNRMGASAPMNPNGGRVGPYLQQAGPVSHHKPRPAPNGGFSQFMPSTSTNPYAR; this is encoded by the coding sequence atgaaaagaatATTCTCGGGGGCCATGTCGCCAGATTTCCCGGCTCCTCCAAAGTTCTTCCAACGGGATGCTTCCGCGTCGGATCCTACTAGTCCCAAGAGTCTTCGGTCGAGGTCGTCTTCGATCTCGAAAATCCTTGGTGGAGACAGCTCGCCCAAGGTACCTCCGGTATTACCTCAGGAGATGTCTGTTACGGGCAGCGTTTCGCCAGAACTAATCCCGATAGTGACTCTGCTGTCTGCTCACGCGCACCGGAGATATCACGAGGGAgtgttcttgatcttgcaaGATCTAAAGGGTGACGGGACAGCTGCAGCCAGGAAATGGCAGGAAGTCTACGGGGTGCTGATTGGCACGCAATTGGCGTTGTGGGATGCGAAGGAGTTGGCAGAATGCGAGTCTGGTAATAACAATCCGCGGTTAAAGGATGTGGCTAGGAAGCCGCAGTACATTAACTTCACAGATGCAACCCTGAGACCGCTAGATGGATCTGATGTCATTGTCACAGAGAGTAAAAAAAGCCTACAGAACGCTCTGGTGGTCTCGACCaccttgaagaacagatactttcttcaattcagcGACAAAGAATCATTCAATCGCTGGCATGCAGCTATCAGGCTGAGTCTGTTCGAGGAAACAGCCCTACAGGAAGCGTACACGGGGGCTTTTCTTTCGAGCCGAGGTGCAAAACTGGGCGACATAAAGATAATTCTCAGTGACTCAAAATTCGATTATGAAGATTGGGTTAGTGTCAGATTCGGAGCTGGCATGCCGTGGAAACGTTGTTTTGCTGTGATATCGCAGAGTACAAGCAAGAAGCAtccttttggaaagatCAGTTTTTATGAGAGCGACAaaaagacgaagaaaaCGAACGTAATGGCCACTGTGACATCATCTGTGGCACTGTATGCCgtttatccttcttcaccacTGTTGATAGATACTTCAACCATCATCAAACTAGAAGGTAGCATAGTTTTCAACAAAAAAGAGGAGCCTCAAGATTCAAGCATATTCATAATGCCAGAAAAACATCATGCCGTTCCCGGTTACGACACAATTATTAGATTTCTGGTTCCTGCTATGAACGCTTTTAAACTTTATGGAAGACCTAAAAAGCTGATTGCAAATAAGGATGATCAAAACTCGTTACTATTTGCCCTGCCCACGCTACCACACGTTCACTATTTGAAAGCTGATGAGCTGTTACCCTTGACTAACTCAGTTTCGAGTTTGCAATGGACCGCACATGAATGGAGGGATCATATCAGGGATATCTTACAGAAGAAGTTATCGCATGGTTATACTGGCTGTGGATCAAGCTCAGGATTAACTGGTGCATTAGCATCTCCCGTAATAGCTTCAGCTGAACTGTTTGACGGCACAGGAGGCGctgcatcttcatcatttttatctcttcaaaagccTTTGCAGGGGAGTAGCATATCCTCGAGGAGTGAGAGCGTATCGACATTCACGTCCAAGTCTGCGTCACCCAGAAAATCAAAACATCTCCCTACGCCTTCAAATCTAAATAAGGGATCAAGCGACTCTGTATCTGCTACTAGCAGTTCTAGTGTAAAGGCAACTGACAAGTCTCTGACATCGCAAAGTTCCGAATTAAACATAAGCCAAGACAATAATGTGATCCCACAGCTGAAGGTTGATATCCCTGATTCTAATTTCAGCCGATTGGGAGGCGACCACGCCATGAAAAACAGGACGAATCCAGTCGAAAAGTTTTCGCATGCTTCCGATCTATCAGCCATTTATGATAAATATTCCGTTTCACCATTTGGGGAGAGTTTGACTGAAAGCCCAGTTGCGCAAACAATAAACATCGAGGACCGCAGTCCTTATGAGCAATATGTCGGCTCAACCGGAGGTAGAACGCTCGAAATATCTAACATAAGGGACTCGAATAGTACTGCTGGTACAGATGCTCGTAACTCAAGTGGAAACTACCATCTTGGGAAAAGAGAAGGCCTCgaagaaacaaaagacTCTGAAGAGTTATCCAATTTCGCTCGAAGGGTAAGTGAGATGAAAATTGAGAATGACATGCCATTGCGGAAGCCTGCTGCCGAAGCGACCATATCACCAATCGACATTGATCTTAATTTCAATGTCCCACATCACCACAGCCCTGGGAACGAGGGATCAGAGGATGACAACGTGTTTGATCCAGATTTTATGGAGCAAAATCAGATGTTAGAGAGCGAGAGCATATACACGTCGGCTGATGGTAAGGCCGGCGAGTTTGAAGCTTATCGGAACGATCGTAACGAGCCATATGAACCGAAACCGAACCAGGCCGCACAGCCAACTCAGGCACCAGCAATCGACCTACAGCAGACTGATCACCGTCTCCCTCATTCTGGTCCAGTAAGAAATTTTCAGCAGTATAGAGGACCGTCTGCTAGTccagatccttcaaatgGCTATAAAAACAACCATAGACAAGCGCCTCCACAGCAGACTGACATAAACAGGCAAAATCTATATCAAAGGCAGGCGTATCCCGACTCTCCCCACAGGGCGCTTGTTCAAAGAGGCAACTCTCCACAGTATAGTAACTTCCCCAACCCGGGTTTGAAGAACAGTTCATCGCGTCCGCTACCGCCCCAAATCTCCAACAAGGCTTCACCGCAGATGCAGTCACACCCGCGCCCATATGTCCCAATGCACCCTCAAAGCTCACAACAGTATCCAACCCATGGCGGACAATACAGCAAGTCCCAAAATGGTCCTCCACCTCAAAATATGAATAGAATGGGTGCTTCGGCGCCCATGAATCCCAATGGCGGCAGAGTGGGTCCCTATCTTCAACAAGCGGGGCCGGTATCTCACCACAAGCCTCGTCCAGCACCCAATGGTGGATTTTCCCAGTTCATGCCCAGCACAAGCACCAACCCGTATGCGCGGTAG
- the MDL1 gene encoding ATP-binding cassette permease MDL1 (ancestral locus Anc_1.67) has protein sequence MWRRSLVLRSQLSFGLRRNNNICAGNLILKRQWIRPTPLDSSLGAGHQIRVQSTKSNAIEIPSVKNVQKARLSASEANGSGFRDVKRLFRLAKPETLQIILALVLILISSSVSMTIPTIVGKLLDIAKDKHDEDGTDEEKESPKIFGMSTKQFCIATMGIFVVGAAANAGRVVILKITGERLVARLRTRTMKAALDQDATFLDANRVGDLISRLSADASIVAKSVTQNVSDGTRAIIQGFVGFGMMGYISWQLTSVMVLMIPPLGIMAVIYGKKIRNLSRQLQTAVGGLTKVAEEQLGATKTIQSYVGEKNEIHRYASEVRNVFNIGLKEALTSGAFFGSTGLVGNTALLALLMVGSNMIQSGSMTVGDLSSFMMYAVYTGSSMFGLSSFYSELMKGAGAAARVFELKDRRPLIPPTIGVDPVTLRNKPITFDHVSFTYPTRQNHTIFDGLNLTIQPGEHVCFVGPSGSGKSTVASLLLRYYDPDRGAVLIGDQNIQSFNLRKYRRLLGVVQQEPVLFNGTILDNILYSVPPERAHNQDLVSHAIGQANCTKFLANFPDGLQTLVGPRGAQLSGGQKQRIALARAFLLDPSLLILDEATSALDSQSEEVVARALHARVQRGQTTISIAHRLSTIKHCTRVVVLGRHGSVVESGSFQELARNPQSELNILLSQQHEHSHGPAPLQEPPANN, from the coding sequence ATGTGGCGAAGATCGCTGGTGTTGCGGTCCCAATTGAGCTTTGGTTTGCGTCGCAACAACAATATATGTGCCGGTAATCTTATTCTAAAGAGACAATGGATTCGACCAACGCCGCTTGATTCGTCGCTAGGAGCTGGACATCAGATTAGAGTCCAGTCAACGAAGAGCAATGCAATTGAGATTCCTTCTGTCAAGAATGTCCAAAAAGCGAGGCTCTCCGCCAGCGAGGCCAATGGATCAGGCTTCCGGGATGTCAAACGCCTTTTCCGCCTAGCTAAACCAGAGACGTTGCAGATCATTTTGGCACTCGTTCTAATCCTAATATCGAGCTCCGTTAGCATGACAATCCCGACTATAGTGGGCAAACTTTTAGATATCGCAAAAGACAAGCATGATGAAGACGGAAcggatgaagaaaaagagagTCCTAAGATCTTTGGGATGAGCACGAAGCAGTTTTGCATAGCTACCATGGGGATCTTTGTAGTCGGAGCGGCTGCCAATGCAGGCCGAGTCGTGATATTGAAAATAACCGGTGAGAGGCTTGTGGCGAGGCTGAGGACACGAACCATGAAGGCGGCCTTAGATCAAGATGCGACATTCTTGGACGCCAATCGAGTCGGAGACCTGATCTCGAGGCTATCGGCAGATGCCTCTATAGTAGCGAAGTCCGTCACACAAAACGTGTCAGACGGCACCAGGGCAATAATCCAGGGCTTCGTTGGGTTTGGAATGATGGGTTacatttcttggcagctgACGAGCGTGATGGTGTTGATGATTCCGCCATTGGGCATAATGGCAGTGATTTACGGTAAGAAAATAAGAAACCTGTCGAGGCAACTACAAACCGCGGTGGGCGGTCTCACTAAGGTGGCAGAAGAACAGCTTGGCGCAACGAAGACTATACAGTCATATGTTGGTGAAAAAAATGAAATCCATCGCTATGCATCCGAGGTGAGAAATGTGTTCAATATTGGACTCAAAGAGGCGCTCACCTCGGGGGCTTTCTTTGGGTCCACGGGCCTAGTTGGCAATACGGCGTTGTTGGCGTTGCTCATGGTCGGATCGAACATGATACAGAGCGGCTCGATGACCGTCGGTGATCTTTCGAGTTTCATGATGTATGCGGTTTACACGGGATCTTCGATGTTCGGTCTATCTAGTTTCTACTCAGAGTTGATGAAAGGTGCCGGAGCCGCAGCCAGAGTTTTCGAGCTAAAAGACCGCAGGCCTCTCATTCCCCCAACAATAGGCGTTGATCCCGTAACCCTGAGAAACAAACCAATAACCTTCGATCATGTTTCATTCACCTACCCCACCAGGCAGAACCATACGATCTTCGACGGCCTGAACCTCACGATCCAGCCCGGCGAGCACGTCTGCTTCGTCGGCCCCTCCGGCAGCGGCAAGTCCACCGTGGCGTCGCTGCTACTGCGTTACTACGACCCGGACCGCGGCGCGGTCCTGATTGGCGACCAGAACATCCAGAGCTTTAATCTGCGCAAGTACCGTCGTCTCCTGGGAGTCGTGCAGCAGGAACCGGTCCTGTTCAACGGCACTATCCTCGACAACATCCTATACTCCGTGCCGCCTGAACGAGCACACAACCAAGATCTCGTGTCCCACGCCATAGGACAGGCAAACTGCACCAAGTTCCTCGCCAACTTCCCGGACGGCCTGCAGACGCTCGTCGGACCGCGCGGCGCCCAACTGTCTGGAGGCCAGAAGCAAAGAATAGCGCTTGCCAGGGCGTTCCTCCTGGACCCTTCGCTGCTGATCCTCGACGAAGCCACCAGCGCGCTCGATTCCCAGAGCGAAGAAGTCGTCGCCCGCGCCTTGCACGCCAGAGTACAGAGAGGGCAAACGACAATATCGATCGCACACAGACTCTCCACCATCAAGCATTGCACAAGAGTCGTAGTTCTGGGAAGACACGGTTCCGTGGTCGAGTCGGGATCGTTCCAAGAATTGGCAAGAAACCCGCAGAGCGAGCTCAACATTCTACTATCGCAGCAGCACGAACACTCTCACGGTCCCGCGCCACTTCAAGAGCCTCCAGCCAACAACTGA
- the PRM1 gene encoding pheromone-regulated protein PRM1 (ancestral locus Anc_1.65), with protein sequence MLKSYLSLRDRLSQAWLNAYTLALLLAVFKLVFFSSSLRNAINQSETYIVSRCESIDAIYNNGLKNTPHYLGLFGNYLVKEALEQSVKATLKTLSFLVHASEVLLTFSVDLYLGTYACLIVSAIDGSVDVATNATEKIIDLVNSTVSTFANELDDGLDSVSNVIDKIISAASKVESLFKGGNADTVSQNLAKVNLTISSLRDFHIPSSIDDKLQQLSDKTPDFATVKNMTKNLISKPFEEVRSDIDALNTSAIVQNPQMLYVPPLNDVNGTAGICSKNIPSIEKLYGSLDHALMVTTIVCIVLLTLGAVLMLLPAAWSEIRYWNRLKYMEDQFELIAVQEKDHPPDPFRNTEENPSWDLIAAVNACLQYWSFRISRWIISACGAIRSKGEMTNLQKVRIHWVVSYVTSSRALCVLCVGAIGLLVCVLQLVTIAVLRRTLQHEGGSSMEQMLNSTALSFESDINTWCEETNAYINSTEGNMNDQLFGWLQKTTVSVNDTVTKMMSGIDGTLADVFNGTILYSPMNTVVDCVIGNKLTAVEQAMTWIHDNVQFKLPRLNGSDITTVFQQQQKNSANSTTSPTPFSAEDIVSELRSALIKILDSFYNTAIWELTVALVILGIWLSQIPIAIAIVLYRSRRLPTNEEQTKPK encoded by the coding sequence ATGTTGAAAAGTTACCTGAGTTTGCGCGACCGATTATCGCAAGCGTGGCTGAATGCTTACACATTGGCACTTCTGCTAGCCGTTTTTAAACTagttttcttctcatcttcgctCAGAAATGCTATTAACCAGTCCGAGACTTATATAGTCTCACGTTGTGAGTCGATTGACGCAATATACAACAATGGGTTGAAGAACACGCCTCATTATCTGGGACTTTTCGGAAACTACTTGGTGAAGGAGGCCCTAGAACAATCAGTGAAGGCAACTTTAAAAACTCTATCCTTTTTAGTGCATGCAAGTGAGGTGTTGCTTACATTCTCCGTCGATCTTTACCTAGGCACATATGCATGTCTTATCGTAAGCGCGATCGATGGCTCCGTGGATGTAGCTACTAATGCTACCGAGAAAATCATTGATTTGGTTAATTCTACTGTTTCTACTTTTGCGAACGAGCTCGACGATGGGCTGGACAGTGTGTCGAATGTCATTGACAAGATTATATCTGCTGCCTCCAAAGTGGAAAGTTTATTCAAGGGAGGTAATGCTGATACCGTCTCTCAAAATTTGGCCAAGGTAAATTTAACGATCTCTTCCCTGCGAGACTTCCATATACCCTCCTCGATTGACGACAAGCTACAGCAGCTCTCAGATAAGACCCCAGATTTTGCTACGGTGAAGAATATGACCAAAAACTTAATTTCCAAACCATTTGAGGAAGTTAGAAGCGACATAGATGCCTTAAATACCAGTGCCATCGTGCAAAACCCACAAATGCTTTACGTCCCACCCTTGAATGACGTTAACGGAACTGCTGGAATCTGCAGCAAGAATATCCCCtcaattgagaaactaTACGGTTCCCTGGATCACGCGCTGATGGTGACAACAATTGTTTGCATCGTTCTACTCACTCTCGGAGCAGTCCTGATGTTGCTTCCTGCTGCGTGGAGCGAGATCAGGTATTGGAACCGCCTGAAATACATGGAGGATCAGTTTGAACTGATAGCTGTGCAGGAAAAAGACCATCCGCCCGACCCCTTTCGAAACACGGAAGAAAACCCGTCCTGGGATCTAATTGCGGCTGTTAATGCCTGCCTGCAATACTGGAGCTTCAGAATAAGCAGGTGGATCATCAGTGCCTGCGGTGCGATCCGCAGCAAAGGTGAAATGACAAATCTACAGAAAGTTAGAATCCACTGGGTGGTTTCATATGTCACGTCGTCAAGGGCCCTTTGTGTTCTCTGCGTAGGTGCAATTGGCTTGCTCGTTTGCGTGTTGCAGCTGGTAACAATAGCGGTGCTCAGGAGAACCCTCCAGCATGAGGGAGGCAGCTCAATGGAACAAATGCTGAACAGTACAGCAttgagctttgaaagcGACATCAACACCTGGTGTGAAGAGACTAATGCATACATTAACTCGACAGAGGGCAACATGAACGATCAGCTCTTCGGATGGCTACAGAAAACCACCGTTTCAGTGAACGACACAGTGACAAAGATGATGTCAGGAATAGACGGCACTCTCGCAGACGTTTTCAACGGCACAATACTGTATTCTCCGATGAACACCGTAGTGGACTGTGTCATTGGCAACAAACTTACAGCGGTGGAGCAAGCCATGACATGGATCCACGATAACGTCCAATTCAAGCTTCCAAGGCTCAACGGTTCTGACATCACCACTGTTttccagcaacagcagaaaAACAGCGCAAATTCCACAACTTCTCCCACGCCATTCTCAGCAGAAGACATCGTCAGCGAGTTGCGTTCAGCATTAATCAAGATTCTCGACAGCTTCTACAATACTGCAATATGGGAACTCACCGTAGCACTCGTCATTCTAGGCATATGGCTAAGCCAAATACCCATAGCCATCGCCATCGTATTATACCGGTCTCGCCGCCTGCCGACCAACGAGGAGCAAACAAAGCCTAAATAA
- the LCD1 gene encoding Lcd1p (ancestral locus Anc_1.63), which produces MSYDDNGILSDDDDDMLLELSTRPPKLTQNQLATQVPNKESYQTSGNISNDVARAQGEVSILRDKLRLLEEERKRDKERQLREEEKLKASHREELARLKVELQNLEDAKKFLVMEVRKTSASYKPKTAGQSPSAGLSSLTDDTTATENIQVSNKDSADHSSKRRKIVEVADDKKQVKAINRPFNDDSGELFDILMLHRICGVKLRTIQILNCLRLVSTKRFSLDGLEISQGESIGEQLTQYLLQCKKAMTLDTFIENLIRVLSALIQEIMVSDGSNLAIPFLLVMVYQIIIFRPSAIRLAVLKHILNFICELIKAFQKSLKRPLHESNTTNDVEPQIFQYEMIELLVTVYSYDILEASIGVLQSNPSSVHGEVLTVPLLNSIGFVYKLALPISYKPIMSVVFNTVEIINMLAGMVDSSSAKPIQTDPQWWKDCITRLYHMLGKSIDTSDPFNEESPGNFCFSRFHDVYGMVRNIGSNSIGSLISRLIYEDKLQDLPRVILKDDIEDSTTFLDNHDVAVNMERWFLLLKTNILNILENIINFYPQETAVANGEMLIQLTRFMSTQQELMLHRLLGQSSPNLLIRCQLIEYAMALIYRLWMDHPRQITSQHVKEVESELVTSLWRFLAASDSNSDSRDALENQELIDEFGTLTLENRSKYYDDALENAPEYVEEDIRNEMNDQTSKIMQVKYDQVCRQMAQTILETKLDSIISIEGMDSLYVAMGK; this is translated from the coding sequence ATGTCGTACGATGACAATGGGATTCTcagcgatgatgacgacgataTGCTGTTGGAGCTAAGTACACGTCCGCCTAAGCTAACCCAAAACCAATTGGCGACACAGGTGCCGAACAAAGAGAGTTACCAGACAAGTGGTAATATCAGTAACGACGTAGCCAGGGCTCAAGGTGAAGTTAGCATACTTCGAGATAAGCTCCGCTTgctggaggaagaaaggaaaCGAGACAAAGAGCGGCAGCTcagggaagaagagaagctcaagGCTTCACATCGTGAGGAGCTTGCCCGTTTGAAGGTCGAACTgcagaatcttgaagatgccaagaaattcttgGTTATGGAAGTACGGAAAACTTCTGCGTCCTATAAGCCCAAGACAGCGGGCCAATCGCCTTCTGCAGGTCTTTCATCCCTGACTGACGACACAACGGCTACAGAGAACATCCAAGTAAGCAACAAAGACAGTGCGGATCATTCAAGTAAGAGACGTAAGATCGTGGAGGTGGCTGATGATAAGAAGCAGGTTAAGGCCATCAATAGGCCATTCAACGACGACTCGGGCGAGCTGTTTGACATTTTAATGCTGCATAGAATATGCGGTGTGAAACTGCGGACTATCCAGATCTTGAACTGTCTGAGGTTGGTCTCCACTAAAAGATTTAGCTTAGACGGGCTCGAAATTAGTCAAGGAGAATCGATTGGAGAGCAGCTGACACAATATTTGTTACAATGTAAGAAAGCGATGACATTGGATACTTTCATAGAAAATTTGATTCGCGTGCTATCTGCGCTTATTCAGGAGATTATGGTCTCCGATGGTTCTAACTTAGCAATTCCCTTTCTGCTGGTCATGGTATACCAAATCATTATCTTTAGGCCAAGTGCAATCAGATTGGCAGTTTTGAAACATATTCTTAACTTTATTTGTGAGCTCATAAAAGCATTCCAGAAGTCTTTAAAGCGACCCCTGCATGAAAGCAACACTACTAATGATGTGGAACCgcaaatttttcagtacGAGATGATAGAGCTCTTAGTGACTGTCTATTCGTATGATATTTTGGAGGCTTCCATAGGTGTGCTTCAATCAAATCCCAGCTCAGTGCACGGTGAGGTATTAACCGTGCCATTGCTAAATTCAATCGGATTCGTTTACAAACTTGCACTGCCTATATCTTACAAGCCAATAATGAGCGTTGTTTTTAATACGgtggagatcatcaacaTGTTAGCAGGAATGGTAGATTCGTCCAGCGCAAAACCAATTCAGACAGATCCGCAATGGTGGAAGGATTGTATAACAAGACTTTACCACATGCTTGGAAAGAGCATTGATACGTCCGATCCTTTTAACGAGGAAAGCCCAGGTAATTTTTGCTTCTCAAGGTTTCACGACGTTTACGGAATGGTCAGAAATATCGGCTCCAACTCCATTGGAAGCCTAATATCAAGGTTGATATATGAGGATAAGTTACAGGATCTACCGAGGGTAATCCTGAAAGACGATATAGAAGATAGCACTACCTTTCTCGATAACCACGACGTGGCAGTAAACATGGAGAGATGGTTCTTACTGCTGAAGACTAATATATTGAATATTCTGGAGAACATCATCAATTTCTACCCGCAAGAGACAGCGGTGGCCAATGGCGAGATGCTGATTCAATTGACACGATTCATGTCGACGCAACAAGAACTTATGTTGCATCGTCTGCTTGGACAGTCGTCACCAAACTTGCTTATACGTTGTCAGCTGATAGAATATGCAATGGCTCTCATATACCGTTTGTGGATGGATCATCCGCGACAAATAACCTCACAGCATGTCAAGGAAGTCGAGAGTGAACTGGTGACTTCGCTCTGGAGATTTTTGGCGGCAAGCGACAGCAATTCAGACTCGCGGGATGCACTGGAGAATCAAGAGCTCATAGACGAGTTTGGGACTCTGACACTAGAAAACCGAAGCAAATACTACGACGATGCGCTTGAAAACGCACCAGAATatgtcgaagaagacattCGTAATGAAATGAACGACCAAACTTCAAAGATCATGCAAGTGAAATACGACCAGGTATGTCGCCAAATGGCACAAACCATACTTGAAACCAAGTTGGATAGCATTATCTCAATCGAAGGAATGGATAGTCTATATGTAGCTATGGGCAAATGA
- the EMG1 gene encoding 18S rRNA pseudouridine methyltransferase (ancestral locus Anc_1.64), protein MVEDSRVRDANKAGDQKALPASLVPEAPPVLTSKDKTTQRLIVVLSMASLETHKISSSGPGGDKYALLNCDDHQGLLKKMGRDISEARPDITHQCLLTLLDSPINKAGKLQVYIQTSRGVLIEVNPTVRIPRTFKRFSGLMVQLLHKLSIRSVNSEEKLLKVIKNPITDHLPTKCRKITLSFDAPVIRVQDYVEKLDKDESVCVFVGAMARGKDNFADEYVDEKVGLSNYPLSASVACSKFCHGAEDAWGIL, encoded by the coding sequence ATGGTTGAGGATTCCAGAGTGAGAGATGCCAACAAGGCAGGCGACCAGAAGGCGCTCCCTGCGTCTTTGGTTCCCGAAGCGCCACCTGTGCTAACTTCTAAGGACAAAACGACTCAGCGACTAATCGTCGTGCtatcaatggcttcttTAGAGACACATaaaatttcatcttcggGCCCTGGGGGTGATAAATATGCATTACTGAATTGTGACGACCACCAAGgtctgttgaagaaaatggGCAGGGACATCAGCGAGGCAAGACCCGACATCACACACCAGTGTCTCTTGACTCTTTTGGACTCACCCATAAATAAAGCTGGTAAATTGCAGGTGTACATTCAGACGAGTCGGGGAGTTCTTATCGAAGTAAATCCTACAGTGCGTATACCAAGaactttcaagagattttcAGGTTTGATGGTTCAGCTTCTGCATAAATTGTCTATCAGATCTGTCAACTCAGAAGAGAAATTGCTCAAAGTGATCAAGAACCCTATCACGGACCATTTGCCCACCAAATGCCGTAAAATAACGTTGTCGTTTGACGCACCCGTGATCAGAGTACAGGACTACGTTGAGAAATTAGACAAGGACGAGAGCGTATGTGTGTTTGTTGGCGCCATGGCTAGGGGGAAGGATAATTTTGCCGATGAATACGTTGACGAGAAAGTGGGTTTGTCAAACTATCCACTATCTGCGTCGGTGGCGTGTTCAAAATTCTGCCACGGTGCTGAAGACGCCTGGGGTATCCTATAG